In the Salvia miltiorrhiza cultivar Shanhuang (shh) chromosome 8, IMPLAD_Smil_shh, whole genome shotgun sequence genome, CTGGTATGTGTTAAATAAATCAAACCTCCAACTAGACTTCGAAAGCGTCTCGCATCAGCTTTCTCGGTACCATCTTCAAGCTGCAACTTTTCGTTGATATTCATTGGAGTAATTTCAGCATTGCAATTTGTCATGTTGAAGCGCTTGAGAAGATCCTCTGCATACTTTTTCTGGAAGACAAACACATCATCTTCTCCTTGCTTAATTTCCAACCCAAGAAAATAGTTAAGCAAGCCCAAATCTGTCATCTCAAACATATTCATCATACTCTCTTTGAACTCAGTAACAAGAGAGTAAGATGACCCCATATAAATGATATCATCGACATAAACGCAAACGAGCAACAGACTATTGTTACCTCCCTTCTTTATGTACAACGTAGGCTCAAGTCTACTTCTTTCAAATCCATTTTCCACAAAGAATGAATCAAGCTTGCTGTACCATGCCCGCGGAGCCTGCTTCAAGCCGTATAAGGCTTTCTTCAACCTATATACCTTATCCTCCATGCCCTCAACAACAAAACCTTCCGGTTGCTCAACATAAACTTCTTCCTCCAACTCTCCGTTCAGAAACGCAGACTTGACATCAAGTTGATAAATAGGCCACTTAAGATACGCAGCGAAGGATAAAAACAGTCTCACCGTTTCGAAGCGAGCAACCGGAGAGAACGTTTCCTCGAAATCGATGCCTTGCTGCTGCGCATACCCCTTGGCCACCAAACGAGCTTTGTGTTTCTGCACACTCCCATCCACATTGTACTTTGTTTTGAACACCCACTTCAAGCCAATTGCACTCTTACTTTCAGGCAAGTCCACAAGCATCCAAGTTCTGTTCTTTTTGATTGCTGCAATCTCCTCCTCCATTGCTTTCTGCCATTTCTCTTCTCCAACAACATCATGGAAACGACTTGGATCTGCAACCATAAGAGCAAATGTACAGCTCTCATAAAGTTCAGTAAGGGATTTGTATCCTCGTGGAGGTGGTGTTCCAGAATTTGAGGAGCTATTTGACGAGCGAGGTGTATTTGTGATTGGAGAATTTATGGGGCTGGTATGTGGCGAGGTTAAGGGGCTAGTGTTTGGGGAATTTGTAGGGCTGCTTTCTGGTGAATTTGGGGGACTACTTTGAGGTGAATTTGGAGAAGGATCAATGATATTTGAGGTAGGAGGAAACTGAATTTGGGAGTCTGCTTGGTTGCTCTACCAATCCCAACTTGCATCTTCATGGAATATCACATCCCTGCTGATAATAACCTTGCCATTGAGTGGATTATACAGCCGGTAAGCTTTGGATGTAGATGGATACCCGATGAAGATGCACTTCTCTGATTTCTCATCGAGTTTGCGGCGATTCGGAGAGCTGACCAACGTATAAGCCACACATCCAAAGACTTTCAAATTGCTCACCgatggctttgaacctgcccaAGCTTCATATGGAGTGCGATCTAGGACAGCCTTCGTTGGTGATATGTTCAGCAAGAACACAGCTGTGGCAACCGCTTCAGCCCAAAAAGAATTCGGGAGTTGCTTTGACTTCAGCAAGCTTCTTGCCATTTCCACAACAGTGCGATTCTTTCGCTCCGCCACaccattttgttgtggtgtaTAAGGTGCTGTCAACTCCCTGCGTATGCCATTAACTTCACAAAAATGATTAAAATCATTAGAGCAGAACTCACCACCCCTATCTGTACGAAGAATCTTGATACTCATATCACTTTGCTTCTCAGCCATTGCCTTGAAATTCCTGAAGTTCTCAAAGGCTTcggatttatttttgataaaataaacccAACTCATACGACTATAATCATCAGTAAGTAATAAGAAATACCGACTTCCACCAATCGATTCGGTATTCATAGGCCCGCACAAATCTGCATGAATGAGCTCAAGACATTTTGAAGCTCTCCATGATACACCAGTAGGAAAAGATTTCCTCGCTTGTTTCCCGTAGATACATCCTTCACATAGATCAAACTCATTAATAGTAGGCAATCCAAAAACCATACCTTTCTGCCTTAGAAGCTTTAAGCCCTTGACATAGAGATGGCCATATCTCAAATGCCATAATCTGGACTCATCTTGAGTACTGGAAACGAGTGCATACTCATTTATGTTCGATACACGCAGCGGAAACATTCTACTCTCTGTCATACAAACTTTTGCAATAGTTTGCCCTGACTGCTTTTCTTTGATAACACAAGAGCCATCATCAAACAATAACAAGTATCCAGTAGTCATCAATTGCCCAACACTTAGTAGATTATGTGCTAAGTTAGGAACAAAATAGACATCATTAATGAGTTTGGTTTTACCATGGCTATTCTTCACTGCTACAGTACCTTTCCCTTCCACTTGAATTGCCTTGTTGTCACCTAGCCTGACTTGAATCTTGTGAGATTCATCAAGCTCTTTGAATATCTCCTTGCTGGTACACATATGGTTGGAACATCCGCTATCCACGAACCAAACATCATTTGGCATATCCACAGCATCTGCACAAGCCATGAATAACTTGCtttcctcctcctcttcttgGACATATTGCACTTGCTTCTCCTTGGACCAGCAATCTGCTTTCACGTGCCCAAATTTGCCGCAATTGTAGCACTGAATATGACTCTTGTTGCCTTGCTGTCCACCAGAAGATTGCTTTGTGTCTGATCTACCGCGACCTCGACCTTGGCCACGCCCGCGACCTCGGAAACCTCCTCTGCCTCGTCCTCTTTCCGCAGAGAATTCCTTTTGTTTGGAGGATTCACCTTTCACTTGAAGAGCTTTTTCATCAGGCTTTTCAAATGATCGGTTAATCCTCGACTCATGTGATTGAAGAGATCCCATCAATTCCTCAAATGTTAGAATTGATAGATCTTTTGATTCTTCTATTGCAGCTACTACATGATCGAATTTTGTAGTCAAGCTCCTGAGTACCTTTTCAACAATGGTCTGGTCCGTAATCTTTTCTCCATATGACCGTATTTGACTCACTATTGCCGTTGCTCTTGACAAGAAGTCAGCGATCGACTCTCCGTTCTTCATCATCAGCGTTTCAAAGTCACGTCGAAGTGCTTGCAATCGCACAACAATGACCTTTGAACCTCCTTGGAACTCCTTTTGTAAAACTGACCACGCTTGCTTTGAGGTGGTCGCCGCCGCAATTCGTGAGAAAACACCATCATGAACTGCTTGCTGGATGATTGCCAACGCCTTGGCATCTTTCTTCCTGTTCTCCCGCAACCTGTTCGCCTCGTCGGGATCTGTAAATCCCTGGTCTACGAAGTCCCAAAGATCTTGAGACTTCAGTAGAGTCATCATACGAATGCTCCAGTATTCGTAACCTTCTCCCTTGAAGAGTGGTATGAGTGGTTGTGCAGCACTCATTGAACTCCCGTTGCTGGCCATCAAACCAGGCTCTGGATACCACAAATGTTGGGAACAAGAAGCAGAGAACACCAAACAAAAGGAAACAAATGCAAGTTATTTAGAGGACTCCAAAAAAGCTGATATATTTCATCTGATATGAGGTGCTATTTATAAGCCCTCTAAGCATAAAGAATACAACGGAAAGATATGCATCTCAACAGAAAAATCAGAAATCCTAGCCACTTAAGGTGACACGATCTACTCAACAAGAATAGCTAAAAATAAGGAAAACCATGACTAACAAAGACTAACAAACTAACTGATGAAGACTGAGTCAGCTGCTATTTTGAATCAGTAAACTTCATTCAACATCCTTCACAACTGCCCTCAAGTATGGGAGTTTCTCTATGTCTTCTTCATCGATCATCTCTTTCTTTCCGGCCAACTGCCGTATCTCCGCTTGCACTTTCTTCATCGACGAAGGCTTCTTCATCAACGCCGTCATATaggtattttatttatttttactatccCAATATATATAGGTATTTTTAGGGGTGAACCGGTACGGTATGCCGAATTTTTTTTGCCATACCGTATATCATACTGTAAATTacggtatgagaattttcataccgttgtcATACTAGACCCTTCGGTATAATTTTGGTACGAACTTTTCTCATGTCGATGTCGTATCGATAGTGCGATATATCGTATCGAAAGTCAGTATACCGTACTTTACGGTATATCAAAATTATTGGTATAAAGTTTCATGCTtaaatttaccaaaatattatGGCATATACTGTAATTTACTTCATTTAGTACGATATACCGGTACTGCGGTATATACCACGGTATCGGTATATATCGGTATATCGCGGTATGAGAAAAATTGATACCATTGTGacaccgaaaattttcggtacgATATAATACCGTACCAAAATTTACTGTAATACCAAAACTTCGgtatttttggtattttttcgGTACAATAAGTGCGGTATATCGATTATTCGATATTTTGATCCACCCCTAGGTATTTTCCTTTCTCCCATACTTAAATATTAATGGAAACGTTACCACAAGTAGTGCTTTGATGTGATCAAGTGTGATATCAAACGAAGCCGATCCATCTCTTTTCATCCTTAGCATAACATCGATAATGTCTCCTTCCATAGATTTCGGCCTATTCGGATTCATGTGCTCTTCAATCACTTCTTCACAGAAAGCATCCATGTCTTGAAAAATCTTGTCCAGCTTCGCCGCCATTCCAGAGAGATTATCAATCCATCGAAGCCAAGGCAAGAAATCCTCCATGAATAAATCCCCAAGAACAGCCTCTGCATCGTGAAGAAGGTGGAAGAAATTTCCATAGCTCTTCCCTAATACAACTCTAGCGACGGTGTTAGCAGCAAATGACATTATCGTCTCACTCAAATCAGTGGCGGCCGAAGAAGAGGCATCTGTAGCTATCTTCTCCATCATCTTCGATGCTTCATCTCTGATAATTGGaagaaaagtttgaacttgctTCGTGTTAAAGAGATGCACGGTGGAGATCTTCTTCATCTCCCTCGACGTCTCCGTGTAGGGCGAGAACGCAAAGTCGAGGCCGTCATATGACAGCCTCCTGAGGGCGGCGAGAGCCGGCCGGCTCGAGAAAACGGTGTCGTGCGATTTCATGATCTCTTTCACTGCCTCTGCGGAGGAGATCACGACGAGCTGCCGGAATCCGAGCTGGAGGGACATGACGGCGCCGTACTGCTTCGAGAGGCGGCGGAGGTACGTGTGCGGGGATCGGCCGTCGAATTGGTGCAGATTGCCGATgaacggcagccgcggtgggcCCGGTGGAGGG is a window encoding:
- the LOC130998709 gene encoding 6,7,8-trihydroxycoumarin synthase-like, with product MQFILILFLALPIILILYSKTQNPKHAQKELPPPGPPRLPFIGNLHQFDGRSPHTYLRRLSKQYGAVMSLQLGFRQLVVISSAEAVKEIMKSHDTVFSSRPALAALRRLSYDGLDFAFSPYTETSREMKKISTVHLFNTKQVQTFLPIIRDEASKMMEKIATDASSSAATDLSETIMSFAANTVARVVLGKSYGNFFHLLHDAEAVLGDLFMEDFLPWLRWIDNLSGMAAKLDKIFQDMDAFCEEVIEEHMNPNRPKSMEGDIIDVMLRMKRDGSASFDITLDHIKALLVVTFPLIFKYGRKENT